The DNA region CTCCAATAAAAATTGGACTTAAAAAGTTTGATGTTTTCATAACTACTTGCCCACTTCGCTTAAAAGCTAGTAATAACATTAAAACAATTCAAACAATTCACGATATTATTCCTGTAACGATTCCATCATATGATGATGCACTTCATTTTTATAGAAGATGTGTAATAGCATTAAACACTGAAAGGAGAATATATGTCTCTAGTTTTACTAAATCAGAATATGAATTTTTATTGAATGAGCGTTTTAAGAATATAAAATATAACAATAAATCAAGAATCTTAATTCAGCCTCCCTCATTAAAACTTGAAGAAAAAGTTGCTAAATCTTTGGCAAATTTGGACTCAATAGATGACAAAAACATTAAATCTCTTTTAAGAATAAATAAATTTAAATTTAAGGATAAGAATTTAACTTCAAATCAATATATTTTATTCAATTCAAGTATTGAGCCTAGAAAAAATTTAGAAAGAGCTCTAGAGACTTTTTGTGATTACAAAAGTACGCATGAAAATAGTAATTTTAAAATTTGCGTTATTGGGAATCTACAAAAAAACAAATACTGTAAGAAACTTAAAAATAGATTTATTAATGAAGATATTATTTATACAGGTTATGTAGATGAAAAGACTAAGCTTTTGTTATTTCTAAATGCAAGAGCTTTTATTTCTCCATCATTAATAGAGGGATTTGGGATTCCTGTTCTTGATGCTGCTTCTATGGGCATTAAATCTTTAGTAAGTGATATAAAACCGCATCAAGAAATCCATAATTTAAAAGACTTTAATAAATATTTAAATTTAATATCTTTAACAAATTACAATTCTTGGCTTGATGAATTAGAAAATATATTTGAAAATAATGAATCTCATATTTTAAGCGAAGAAGATAAGTTAAATAGAATAAAAAGATATTTTATTATTAGTGAACAAATCAATAACGAGTTCAATCATAATATTCAAGAATTAATAAAATAAAATCTACAAATTGTTCTTGGTAAAAATTATTCCAAATTTATAATTGTTGTTTATTGAATCTAATCAATTCAGCTTCAAACCAAGGAATGGTTTTCTTCAGACCTTCTTTTAATTTAACTTCTGGCATCCAATTTAATAATTTATTTGCCAAATTAATATCTGGTTTTCTTTTTAAGGGGTCATCTTGAGGTAAAGGTTTATTGGTAATTTTCAATGAAGGATTTATTAGTTTAATGATAGTCTCAGCAATTTGATTAATAGTATACTCATCAGGATTCCCAATATTCACTGGACCATTATGCTCACTATTCATTAATTTCATCATTCCATCAATTAAATCATCAACATAACAAAATGATCTTGTTTGATTTCCGTCTCCATATATAGTTAAATTTTTATTTGTCAATGATTGGACGATGAAATTACTTATTACCCTCCCATCATCTAGATTCATTCTAGGACCATAGGTATTAAAAATACGCATTACTTTTATATCAATTTTGTGTTCTCTATGGTAATCAAAGCAAAGGGTTTCTGAAATTCTTTTTCCTTCGTCATAGCAAGCTCTTATACCTATTGGATTTACAGAACCTTTATATGATTCTGTTTGAGGATGTATTTCAGGATCTCCATAAATTTCACTTGTACTAGCCATAAGAATTTGGGCTTTATTTTTTTTAGCAAGACCTAACATGTTTAACGTACCTAAAAAGCTGGTTTTTGCAGTTTTTATAGGATTTGATTGATAATGTATAGGGGATGCTGGACAAGCTAAATGCCAAATTCTGTCGACTTCCAAAAAGATGGGATCAATAACATCATGTTTTATAAGTTTAAAATTATTATTACCAATCCAATGTTTAATATTTTCATCTTTTCCAGTAAAGTTATTATCCAAACAAAAAACAATTTCTCCTTGTTTCATCAAATTATCAATCAAATGAGAGCCCAAAAATCCTGTTCCACCAGTGACTAAATTAATTTTACTTTTCATATCCTACCTAAATAAGTTGTATTTTAAGATGCAGTAAATGGCTCTAAATCCGTCTTTCCAGCCTATTTTTTTACCTTCTGCATAAGTTCTTCCATAATATGAAATACCTACTTCATATATTCGTAAGTTCATTTTTGAAATTTTTGCGGTGATCTCTGGTTCGAATCCGAACCTATTTTCTCTGATTTTAATTGATTTAATTATTTCAGTTCTAAAAGCCTTATAACAGGTTTCCATATCAGTTAAATTTAAATCCGTAAAAAAATTACTTAATAAAGTAAGAACACCATTACCTACGCTATGCCAAAAATAAACAACTCTATGAGGCCTACCACTTAAAAATCTACTTCCAAAAACTACATCAGCTTTCCCTTCTAAGATTGGACTTATAACTATTGGAAGTTCTTGGGGATCATATTCAAGATCTGCATCTTGAACTATACATATATCTCCAGTTGCCAATTGAAATCCAGTTCTCAAAGCTGCTCCTTTTCCCAAATTTTTATTATGAAATGAAATTCTAATATCTTCAAATTTATTTAGCAATTCTCTTGTGCCATCAGTAGAAAAATCATCAACTACTATTATTTCTTTATCAATTACAGGACAATTTTTAACCGAATTGATTATTTCTTCTATTGTATTTTTTTCGTTATAACAGGGAATTATAATTGATAACTTCATATTAGATTAAATTAGTTCTA from Prochlorococcus marinus XMU1410 includes:
- a CDS encoding UDP-glucuronic acid decarboxylase family protein, giving the protein MKSKINLVTGGTGFLGSHLIDNLMKQGEIVFCLDNNFTGKDENIKHWIGNNNFKLIKHDVIDPIFLEVDRIWHLACPASPIHYQSNPIKTAKTSFLGTLNMLGLAKKNKAQILMASTSEIYGDPEIHPQTESYKGSVNPIGIRACYDEGKRISETLCFDYHREHKIDIKVMRIFNTYGPRMNLDDGRVISNFIVQSLTNKNLTIYGDGNQTRSFCYVDDLIDGMMKLMNSEHNGPVNIGNPDEYTINQIAETIIKLINPSLKITNKPLPQDDPLKRKPDINLANKLLNWMPEVKLKEGLKKTIPWFEAELIRFNKQQL
- a CDS encoding glycosyltransferase → MNKKETTTNLYPLKGKRIIVTAWDLEHGEHRGIANYSKNLLRSLKSLGAEVWLLTGLTSDVKFRAKYIEEKKKIEISRIIGQFADSNFGITDNINFLKSTYKSSSKLLKIITLIKFIPITFFYLLSGFINLKYKYYERKYFEDNPLLKTSKLDYFKDVDGLVSAKHIFQKAGISAILNTSPIKIGLKKFDVFITTCPLRLKASNNIKTIQTIHDIIPVTIPSYDDALHFYRRCVIALNTERRIYVSSFTKSEYEFLLNERFKNIKYNNKSRILIQPPSLKLEEKVAKSLANLDSIDDKNIKSLLRINKFKFKDKNLTSNQYILFNSSIEPRKNLERALETFCDYKSTHENSNFKICVIGNLQKNKYCKKLKNRFINEDIIYTGYVDEKTKLLLFLNARAFISPSLIEGFGIPVLDAASMGIKSLVSDIKPHQEIHNLKDFNKYLNLISLTNYNSWLDELENIFENNESHILSEEDKLNRIKRYFIISEQINNEFNHNIQELIK
- a CDS encoding glycosyltransferase family 2 protein, yielding MKLSIIIPCYNEKNTIEEIINSVKNCPVIDKEIIVVDDFSTDGTRELLNKFEDIRISFHNKNLGKGAALRTGFQLATGDICIVQDADLEYDPQELPIVISPILEGKADVVFGSRFLSGRPHRVVYFWHSVGNGVLTLLSNFFTDLNLTDMETCYKAFRTEIIKSIKIRENRFGFEPEITAKISKMNLRIYEVGISYYGRTYAEGKKIGWKDGFRAIYCILKYNLFR